Within Atribacteraceae bacterium, the genomic segment GGAAGAATGCGGCCGATGGAAGTGACCGGAACACCGGTTTGATCTTCCACCCTTTGTCTGACTTCGTCGGCCAGGTGTTCGGGAACGGTCAGCAGAAGCTCAAAGTCTTCTCCTCCCCACAGGGCGAATTGATAAGGATCCTGGTTCGATTCCCGGCTCCACGCACTGAGTGATGGGGAAAGAGGAATGGTATCCACCTCGATCACCGCACCTACCCCGCTACGCTTTAAAATATGACCCAGGTCCTGAATTAAGCCATCGGAGATATCGATCACGGCCAGGGGTATCCCAAATTCCCGCAACGCCAATCCCACGGTGATACGGGGAAGGGGACAAAAATACCGTTCGACCAATGCCGGGTGTTGCCCGGATTTTCCCCGGCCGCGGCAGATGACTAAGCCGGCCGCTGCATCACCCAGCGTCCCGGTGACCATGATCCGGTCACCAACGCGAGCGTTTCCCCGCAGAAAGAGCGGTGAACGGGGGACTTCCCCGAGCAGGGTCAGGTCAAAGACCAGATTAGCGTCACTCCGAGCGATATTACCGCCCACCACCACGGCCCCGAAGGTATCGGCCT encodes:
- the thiL gene encoding thiamine-phosphate kinase, yielding MVENTSMSGNPPRTLVDTGEFGVIAMLKSHFDRDHPQVVLGIDDDCALVEGPAGLLYALTCDSQVENVHFLPDIIPPRSLGRRVLGVNLSDLAAMGAVPRYALLSLILRKDLELSWLDDVIGGLQKEADTFGAVVVGGNIARSDANLVFDLTLLGEVPRSPLFLRGNARVGDRIMVTGTLGDAAAGLVICRGRGKSGQHPALVERYFCPLPRITVGLALREFGIPLAVIDISDGLIQDLGHILKRSGVGAVIEVDTIPLSPSLSAWSRESNQDPYQFALWGGEDFELLLTVPEHLADEVRQRVEDQTGVPVTSIGRILPGDRLTLRKNGRDYRTDQAGWNHFQAETKNS